The Nicotiana tabacum cultivar K326 chromosome 14, ASM71507v2, whole genome shotgun sequence genome contains a region encoding:
- the LOC107806531 gene encoding ras-related protein RABA5c-like: protein MDSSDDDIEEYLFKIVIIGDSAVGKSNLLSRYARDEFNLHSKATIGVEFQTQVLEINGKEVKAQIWDTAGQERFRAVTSAYYRGAFGALLVYDISRRSTFESVTRWLDELNTHCDTTVAKMLVGNKCDLDNIRDVSIEEGAKLAEAEGLFFMETSALDSTNVNKAFEIVIREIYSNVSRKVLNSDSYKAELSINRVSLVKDDGEGSKRSWSSCCSR from the exons ATGGATTCATCAGATGATGATATTGAAGAGTACCTTTTCAAGATTGTAATAATAGGTGATTCAGCAGTTGGAAAATCAAATTTATTATCAAGATATGCTAGAGATGAGTTCAACTTGCATTCAAAAGCAACAattggagttgagtttcagaCCCAAGTTCTTGAAATTAATGGTAAAGAAGTGAAAGCTCAGATTTGGGATACTGCTGGTCAAGAAAGGTTTAGAGCTGTTACTTCTGCTTATTATCGTGGTGCTTTTGGTGCATTACTTGTTTATGATATTAGTCGAAGAAGTACTTTTGAAAGTGTTACTAGGTGGCTTGATGAGCTCAATA CTCATTGTGATACAACAGTCGCGAAGATGCTGGTAGGAAACAAATGCGATTTGGACAACATTAGGGACGTTAGTATTGAAGAAGGCGCGAAGCTTGCAGAAGCCGAAGGATTATTCTTCATGGAGACATCCGCATTAGATTCTACAAACGTTAATAAGGCTTTCGAGATTGTTATCCGTGAAATCTATAGCAATGTCAGCCGAAAGGTCTTGAATTCGGATTCCTACAAGGCAGAGTTATCTATTAACAGGGTAAGCCTCGTAAAAGATGACGGAGAAGGATCGAAACGATCTTGGAGCAGTTGTTGCTCAAGATGA